A single genomic interval of Streptomyces sp. NBC_00663 harbors:
- a CDS encoding tyrosine-type recombinase/integrase, translated as MANIQRKKRANGYAYEVRWRDHGKDRQMTCKTEAQAIREKVRIEDLLSAGRSTSHLVERRTVREVFEACMAAGEGHLKPRTLEGQRSIYKNHIGPALGKRRITSVRATDVEKWVAALAKKLGHGSVRNAYVVLNKLCKYAIRHDWLAVNPCTGVVLPQDHNAVEDKRQFLTPAQVEALAVAMAERRAHYGLVVRMAAYTGLRSGELAGLRIRDVNLFRNTVEVRRTVRRAKGGGWVASSPKSKRSVREVPLLPRLAAELRVYLAEHPNRLDPDAALWPGSRKKFQSSEIDWDVPFDINNLIKSHFRKTVRAGVGSAGISSATRWHDLRHTYASIMAAAPGITVYDVSKWMGHSSISTTEKVYVHLFRTDYTDKMSAVGAFLDGAGQNLGAGGSVTALRLSAAER; from the coding sequence ATGGCGAACATCCAGCGCAAGAAGCGGGCCAACGGCTACGCCTATGAGGTCCGGTGGCGGGACCACGGCAAGGACCGCCAGATGACCTGCAAGACCGAGGCACAGGCCATCCGCGAGAAGGTGCGGATTGAGGACCTGTTGTCGGCCGGTCGGTCGACCTCGCACCTGGTGGAGCGCCGCACCGTGCGCGAGGTGTTCGAGGCGTGCATGGCGGCCGGTGAGGGGCACCTCAAGCCGCGCACTCTGGAGGGGCAGCGGTCCATCTACAAGAACCACATCGGTCCAGCACTCGGGAAGCGGCGCATCACCTCCGTCCGCGCCACGGACGTTGAGAAGTGGGTGGCGGCCCTGGCGAAGAAGCTGGGGCACGGCTCCGTCCGCAACGCCTATGTGGTGCTGAACAAGCTGTGCAAGTACGCAATCCGGCATGACTGGTTGGCCGTGAACCCGTGCACGGGCGTGGTGCTCCCGCAGGACCACAACGCCGTAGAGGACAAGCGCCAATTCCTCACGCCTGCACAGGTGGAGGCTCTCGCCGTGGCGATGGCCGAGCGTCGGGCGCACTACGGCTTGGTGGTCCGCATGGCGGCCTACACAGGGCTGCGCTCCGGCGAGCTCGCGGGCCTGCGCATCCGGGACGTCAACCTGTTCCGGAACACGGTGGAGGTGCGCCGTACGGTCCGCAGGGCGAAGGGCGGCGGATGGGTCGCGTCCTCGCCCAAGTCCAAGCGCAGCGTGCGTGAGGTGCCGCTCCTGCCCCGGCTCGCGGCCGAGCTGCGGGTGTACCTGGCCGAGCACCCCAACCGGCTGGACCCCGACGCGGCTCTGTGGCCCGGCAGCCGGAAGAAGTTCCAGTCCTCGGAGATCGACTGGGACGTGCCCTTCGACATCAACAACCTGATCAAGTCGCACTTCCGCAAGACCGTCCGGGCTGGAGTCGGTTCTGCCGGCATCTCCAGTGCAACCCGCTGGCACGACCTTCGCCACACCTACGCCTCGATCATGGCGGCTGCACCCGGCATCACCGTCTACGACGTGTCGAAGTGGATGGGCCACAGCTCCATCAGCACAACCGAGAAGGTCTACGTCCACCTGTTCCGCACGGACTACACCGACAAGATGTCGGCCGTCGGAGCGTTCCTCGACGGAGCCGGGCAGAACCTCGGCGCGGGCGGCTCCGTCACGGCCCTCCGTCTGAGCGCTGCCGAGAGGTAA